In one Modestobacter sp. L9-4 genomic region, the following are encoded:
- the csrA gene encoding carbon storage regulator CsrA — protein sequence MLTLTRSVGESIRIGEDIEVYVVEVRGGTVRLGFKAPREVAIHREEVYRQIAEANSLAAEVAADALGALAAFAPALNSSTSKE from the coding sequence ATGCTCACACTCACCCGCAGCGTCGGCGAGAGCATCCGGATCGGCGAGGACATCGAGGTCTACGTCGTCGAGGTGCGCGGTGGCACCGTGCGGCTGGGCTTCAAGGCCCCCCGCGAGGTCGCCATCCACCGCGAGGAGGTCTACCGCCAGATCGCCGAGGCCAACAGCCTGGCGGCCGAGGTGGCAGCCGACGCGCTGGGCGCCTTGGCAGCATTCGCACCAGCGTTGAACAGCTCGACTAGCAAAGAGTGA
- a CDS encoding flagellar biosynthesis protein FliA, which yields MSEFITAQPAPTTSTLPAGLAPAGAPEERRTREPLVFGGIPEADGWVLAPITPRDRVHFRTDRELPLAEFRAAFPADVTVTHDEGDGLYRVDGQPGTGDELAALTRAWCASHGYATVGLRPETGVRRRAPRDLPPAFLDGLCRHYCRVSLKRLQRNMSTIRLHLPDNDDVDQQVAEWVLKAVATYDEVKGVPFGAFLATQLSKWVHDLGRNAYGRTAADTENKQQKAIASFTAEHQRRPSEKELAAYMGQSVATLRRNSQTVATLNGLRNLQSLDGGADAVEFVVPDSAEVPDEIMGEAEQTLLSHALTAACAPDPTARRDQRAAQPNVLGWATWYLTTWGGQTKTQLSADLNTSVRNMNVHADRAEQALKARLSELGG from the coding sequence GTGTCCGAGTTCATCACCGCCCAGCCCGCCCCCACGACGTCCACCCTCCCGGCCGGGCTCGCCCCCGCGGGCGCCCCCGAGGAGCGCCGCACCCGTGAGCCGCTGGTCTTCGGCGGGATCCCCGAGGCCGACGGCTGGGTCCTGGCCCCGATCACCCCGCGCGACCGGGTGCACTTCCGCACCGACCGCGAGCTGCCGCTGGCCGAGTTCCGCGCCGCCTTCCCCGCGGACGTCACCGTCACCCACGACGAGGGCGACGGCCTCTACCGGGTCGACGGGCAGCCGGGCACCGGTGACGAGCTGGCCGCGCTGACCCGCGCCTGGTGCGCCTCCCACGGCTACGCGACCGTGGGGCTGCGCCCGGAGACCGGCGTCCGCCGCCGCGCGCCGCGCGACCTGCCCCCGGCCTTCCTCGACGGGCTCTGCCGGCACTACTGCCGGGTCAGCCTCAAGCGCCTGCAGCGGAACATGAGCACGATCCGGCTGCACCTGCCCGACAACGACGACGTCGACCAGCAGGTCGCCGAGTGGGTGCTGAAGGCCGTGGCCACCTACGACGAGGTTAAGGGCGTGCCGTTCGGCGCCTTCCTGGCCACGCAGCTGTCCAAGTGGGTGCACGACCTGGGCCGCAACGCCTACGGGCGCACCGCCGCCGACACCGAGAACAAGCAGCAGAAGGCCATCGCCTCCTTCACCGCCGAGCACCAGCGCCGCCCCAGCGAGAAGGAGCTGGCCGCCTACATGGGGCAGAGCGTCGCCACGCTGCGCCGCAACTCCCAGACCGTCGCCACCCTCAACGGGTTGCGCAACCTCCAGTCACTGGACGGCGGCGCCGACGCCGTCGAGTTCGTCGTCCCCGACAGCGCCGAGGTGCCCGACGAGATCATGGGGGAGGCCGAGCAGACCCTGCTCTCCCACGCCCTCACCGCCGCCTGCGCCCCCGACCCGACGGCCCGCCGCGACCAGCGCGCCGCGCAGCCGAACGTGCTCGGCTGGGCCACCTGGTACCTGACCACCTGGGGCGGGCAGACCAAGACGCAGCTGTCGGCGGACCTGAACACCTCGGTCCGCAACATGAACGTGCACGCCGACCGCGCCGAGCAGGCGCTCAAGGCCCGCCTCTCCGAGCTCGGCGGCTGA
- a CDS encoding NlpC/P60 family protein — MLTGATLAVLLLLGALTQPPTEAGQAPRAVTDDAQTAATTLADATARYRAALAEAASATARAQQSRDAGHAAEADAATARTAVGSAAAAAYMSSAGQRWPVGRLSVDAPDATADVLHAQGLTEQLADARDADVARAGRAAVHAAQYTDEAAAAEDSATVARARAAAVLTEIHGIATTMDLRTSARWAGLSTTPASADQQERNATALTGWQTYLDRLVAAGITPPTATELADADDLPPGLAPLRDGSGTPVPGVASAYADGQVLTVLPAETVAAVSAALAQLGRPYLPGQSGPDGYDCAGLTSTAWTQAGLGIAGDLAGQWAQGTPVPRSQLQVGDLVFSTRWGSGLDDVGLYLGGTSVLSASADRWQVAVHDVGDLTTAVRVTVPAATPTPLPVATTGPATCSAPPPAPGTATSPAEAGWGGWSNGQIPADQLCGVAPGQRLRCDAAAAYGAMSAAYQAAFGSPLCITDSYRSFAAQVDAHVRKPRITAVPGTSNHGWGLAVDLCGGINVFGTAQTAWMQLNAGHFGWVHPDWAQARGQNPEPWHWEYGSLA, encoded by the coding sequence GTGCTCACCGGTGCCACCCTCGCCGTCCTGCTCCTGCTCGGTGCCCTCACCCAGCCGCCGACCGAGGCCGGCCAGGCACCCCGGGCGGTCACCGACGACGCGCAGACCGCCGCCACCACGCTCGCCGACGCCACCGCCCGCTACCGCGCCGCCCTGGCCGAGGCGGCGTCGGCCACCGCACGCGCCCAGCAGTCACGAGACGCCGGACACGCCGCCGAGGCCGACGCGGCCACCGCCCGCACCGCCGTCGGCAGCGCGGCCGCGGCGGCCTACATGAGCAGCGCCGGGCAGCGCTGGCCCGTGGGCCGGCTCTCCGTGGACGCGCCCGACGCCACCGCCGACGTGCTGCACGCCCAGGGCCTGACCGAGCAGCTCGCCGACGCCCGGGACGCCGACGTGGCCCGCGCCGGCCGGGCCGCCGTGCACGCTGCGCAGTACACCGACGAGGCCGCCGCGGCCGAGGACTCCGCCACCGTGGCCCGCGCCCGCGCCGCCGCCGTCCTCACCGAGATCCACGGCATCGCCACCACGATGGACCTGCGCACCAGCGCGCGGTGGGCCGGGCTGTCCACGACCCCGGCGTCGGCGGACCAGCAGGAGCGCAACGCCACCGCGCTGACCGGCTGGCAGACCTACCTGGACCGGCTGGTCGCCGCCGGGATCACCCCGCCGACCGCGACCGAGCTGGCCGACGCCGACGACCTGCCGCCCGGGCTGGCCCCGCTGCGCGACGGCTCCGGCACGCCGGTGCCCGGGGTGGCGTCGGCCTACGCCGACGGTCAGGTCCTCACCGTGCTGCCCGCGGAGACCGTCGCCGCGGTGAGCGCCGCCCTCGCCCAGCTGGGCCGGCCCTACCTGCCCGGCCAGAGCGGCCCCGACGGCTACGACTGCGCCGGGCTCACCAGCACCGCCTGGACTCAGGCCGGGCTGGGCATCGCCGGCGACCTGGCCGGCCAGTGGGCGCAGGGCACCCCCGTGCCCCGCAGCCAGCTGCAGGTCGGTGACCTGGTGTTCAGCACCCGCTGGGGCAGCGGCCTGGACGACGTCGGGCTCTACCTCGGCGGCACCAGCGTGCTGTCGGCCTCCGCCGACCGCTGGCAGGTCGCGGTGCACGACGTGGGCGACCTGACCACCGCCGTCCGGGTCACCGTGCCCGCGGCGACCCCCACCCCGCTGCCGGTGGCCACCACCGGCCCGGCGACCTGCAGCGCGCCGCCGCCGGCGCCCGGCACCGCGACCAGCCCGGCCGAGGCCGGCTGGGGTGGCTGGTCCAACGGGCAGATCCCGGCCGACCAGCTGTGCGGTGTCGCCCCGGGGCAGCGGCTGCGCTGCGACGCGGCCGCCGCGTACGGCGCGATGTCGGCGGCCTACCAGGCCGCCTTCGGCTCGCCGCTGTGCATCACCGACTCCTACCGCTCGTTCGCCGCTCAGGTCGACGCGCACGTCCGCAAGCCGCGGATCACCGCCGTCCCGGGGACGTCGAACCACGGCTGGGGGCTCGCGGTGGACCTCTGCGGCGGGATCAACGTCTTCGGCACCGCGCAGACGGCCTGGATGCAGCTCAACGCCGGGCACTTCGGCTGGGTGCACCCGGACTGGGCGCAGGCCCGCGGGCAGAACCCGGAGCCGTGGCACTGGGAGTACGGCAGCCTGGCCTGA
- a CDS encoding citrate synthase codes for MSETASTPDVALRWPGGELPMRVIPSTEGSEGIDTSKLLATTGQVALDIGFVNTASCTSEITYIDGDAGILRYRGYPIDQLAGKASFLEVSYLLIYGELPTADQLGEFDQRLRRHTLLHEDLKGFFNGFPRNAHPMPVLSSAVSALSTFYQDSLDPFDSRQVELSTVRLLAKLPTIAAYAYKKSIGQPMLYPDNSLGLVENFLRMTFGFPAEPYEADPELVKALDMLFVLHADHEQNCSTSTVRLVGSAHANMFASVSSGIHALSGPLHGGANSSVLEMLEAIKADGGDIGHFVDRVKNKEPGVKLMGFGHRVYKNYDPRAALVKATADTVLNKLGGNNELLDLARQLEEIALHDDYFISRKLYPNVDFYTGLIYRAMGFPTKMFTVLFALGRLPGWIAQWREMIEDPATKIGRPRQVYTGPTERSFVELSAR; via the coding sequence ATGAGCGAGACAGCGAGCACCCCAGACGTCGCCCTGCGCTGGCCCGGCGGCGAACTGCCCATGCGGGTCATCCCCTCCACCGAGGGGTCCGAGGGCATCGACACCAGCAAGCTGCTGGCCACGACCGGTCAGGTCGCCCTGGACATCGGCTTCGTGAACACCGCCTCCTGCACCTCGGAGATCACCTACATCGACGGCGATGCGGGCATCCTGCGCTACCGCGGGTACCCGATCGACCAGCTGGCCGGCAAGGCCAGCTTCCTCGAGGTCTCCTACCTGCTGATCTACGGCGAGCTGCCCACGGCCGACCAGCTGGGCGAGTTCGACCAGCGGCTGCGGCGGCACACGCTGCTGCACGAGGACCTCAAGGGGTTCTTCAACGGCTTCCCGCGGAACGCGCACCCGATGCCGGTGCTCTCCTCGGCGGTCAGCGCGCTGTCGACCTTCTACCAGGACTCGCTGGACCCCTTCGACTCCCGCCAGGTGGAGCTGTCGACGGTGCGGCTGCTGGCCAAGCTGCCCACGATCGCGGCCTACGCCTACAAGAAGTCCATCGGCCAGCCCATGCTGTACCCGGACAACTCCCTCGGCCTGGTCGAGAACTTCCTGCGGATGACCTTCGGGTTCCCGGCCGAGCCGTACGAGGCCGACCCGGAGCTGGTCAAGGCCCTGGACATGCTCTTCGTGCTGCACGCCGACCACGAGCAGAACTGCTCGACCTCCACGGTGCGGCTGGTCGGCTCGGCGCACGCGAACATGTTCGCGTCGGTCTCCTCCGGCATCCACGCGCTGTCGGGCCCGCTGCACGGCGGTGCCAACTCCTCGGTGCTGGAGATGCTCGAGGCGATCAAGGCCGACGGCGGCGACATCGGCCACTTCGTCGACCGGGTGAAGAACAAGGAGCCCGGCGTCAAGCTGATGGGCTTCGGGCACCGGGTCTACAAGAACTACGACCCGCGCGCGGCCCTGGTGAAGGCCACGGCCGACACGGTGCTGAACAAGCTCGGCGGCAACAACGAGCTCCTCGACCTGGCCCGCCAGCTCGAGGAGATCGCGCTGCACGACGACTACTTCATCTCCCGCAAGCTCTACCCCAACGTGGACTTCTACACAGGGCTGATCTACCGGGCGATGGGCTTCCCCACGAAGATGTTCACCGTGCTCTTCGCCCTCGGCCGGCTGCCGGGCTGGATCGCCCAGTGGCGCGAGATGATCGAGGACCCGGCCACCAAGATCGGCCGCCCGCGGCAGGTCTACACCGGCCCCACCGAGCGCTCCTTCGTGGAGCTCTCCGCCCGCTGA
- a CDS encoding DegT/DnrJ/EryC1/StrS aminotransferase family protein, with translation MPLLDLGALHAELSPDLEDAALRVVRSGRLLLGPELAAFEEAWATAVGARFAVGVGNGLDALSLGLRALGIGPGDEVLVPGHTFVATWLAVAHVGAVPVPVDVRSARADWDDVALAAAVTPRTRAILPVHLYGHPVDLDPVLRLARDHDLAVLDDAAQAHGARLRDRPVGGLTHATAWSFYPGKNLGALGDGGAVTTSDPETARRLRSLRNYGSTEKYRHDEVGWNSRLDELQAAVLSVKLRRMEAHNARREAVARRYDEGLAGLDLVLPERVAWATPAWHLYVVRSRHRDRLQEHLAAAGVEAGVHYPIPCHRQGAFAGTALAEAHLPVSDALAREVLSLPMDPMLSPHDQDRVIDAVRSFRA, from the coding sequence GTGCCTCTCCTGGACCTGGGCGCCCTGCACGCCGAGCTGTCCCCCGACCTGGAGGACGCCGCCCTGCGGGTCGTCCGCAGCGGACGACTCCTCCTCGGACCCGAGCTCGCCGCCTTCGAGGAGGCCTGGGCGACCGCGGTCGGCGCACGGTTCGCCGTCGGTGTGGGCAACGGGCTGGACGCGCTCTCCCTCGGCCTGCGGGCGCTGGGGATCGGCCCGGGCGACGAGGTCCTGGTGCCCGGGCACACCTTCGTGGCCACCTGGCTGGCCGTCGCTCACGTCGGCGCCGTCCCCGTGCCGGTGGACGTCCGCTCCGCCCGTGCCGACTGGGACGACGTGGCCCTGGCCGCGGCCGTCACGCCGCGGACCCGCGCGATCCTGCCGGTGCACCTCTACGGCCACCCGGTCGACCTCGACCCGGTCCTGCGGCTGGCCCGCGATCACGACCTGGCCGTCCTCGACGACGCTGCCCAGGCTCACGGCGCCCGCCTGCGCGACCGCCCCGTGGGTGGGCTGACGCACGCGACCGCCTGGAGCTTCTACCCGGGCAAGAACCTGGGGGCTCTCGGCGACGGTGGGGCGGTCACCACGTCCGACCCGGAGACGGCCCGGCGGCTCCGCTCGCTGCGCAACTACGGGTCCACCGAGAAGTACCGCCACGACGAGGTCGGCTGGAACAGTCGGCTGGACGAGCTCCAGGCAGCCGTGCTGTCGGTGAAGCTGCGCCGCATGGAGGCGCACAACGCCCGCCGGGAAGCGGTGGCCCGCCGGTACGACGAAGGGCTCGCCGGGCTGGACCTGGTCCTCCCCGAGCGGGTCGCGTGGGCGACGCCGGCCTGGCACCTGTACGTCGTGCGCAGTCGCCACCGCGACCGCCTCCAGGAGCACCTGGCCGCCGCGGGCGTCGAGGCCGGCGTGCACTACCCGATCCCCTGCCACCGCCAGGGTGCCTTCGCCGGCACCGCCCTGGCGGAGGCCCACCTCCCGGTCTCGGACGCGCTCGCGCGCGAGGTGCTCAGCCTCCCCATGGACCCGATGCTCTCCCCGCACGACCAGGACCGGGTGATCGACGCCGTGCGGTCGTTCCGCGCATGA
- a CDS encoding FdtA/QdtA family cupin domain-containing protein: MTPPDRRSPSPGRRATDWNPRPEGSGAGCRIVDLPRITDPRGNLTSLEGGVHMPFDIARVYYLYDVPGGESRGGHGHRELQQLIVAAAGSFDVVVDDGTETARFHLNRSYHGLLVPRLVWRELGNFSSGSVCLVLASQVYAEDDYYRDYDDFREARRAAEAAGEVGGAAAAR, from the coding sequence GTGACTCCTCCCGACCGCCGTTCCCCCAGCCCGGGCCGTCGCGCCACGGACTGGAACCCGCGCCCGGAGGGCAGCGGGGCCGGCTGCAGGATCGTCGACCTGCCGCGGATCACCGACCCGCGGGGCAACCTGACGTCCCTCGAGGGCGGGGTCCACATGCCCTTCGACATCGCCCGCGTCTACTACCTCTACGACGTGCCGGGCGGTGAGTCCCGCGGCGGGCACGGGCACCGCGAGCTGCAGCAGCTGATCGTCGCCGCGGCCGGCAGCTTCGACGTCGTCGTCGACGACGGCACGGAGACCGCGCGGTTCCACCTCAACCGCTCGTACCACGGACTGCTGGTCCCCCGGCTGGTCTGGCGGGAGCTCGGCAACTTCTCCTCCGGCAGCGTGTGCCTCGTGCTCGCCTCCCAGGTCTATGCCGAGGACGACTACTACCGCGACTACGACGACTTCCGTGAGGCCCGGCGGGCGGCTGAGGCCGCCGGCGAGGTCGGCGGCGCGGCAGCTGCACGGTGA
- a CDS encoding cyclopropane-fatty-acyl-phospholipid synthase family protein, with translation MPDTTLTYETVPFRLDRATYPALASMTATLRDRHRFAADIADRCAALFGARWAEEFEVVVDALFPTPEAVAAAVKGYAAFAMQSMRLQAAFEVEGHYRSKTYDQAASEVYFNEQHMMREYLPGLLLSHFLWPHHYRQLQFFETAFVDAMRVAGASSFVEVGIGTGLYSGLLLRRLPWVRGTGYDISPSSKQFTEDQVRALGVEDRYEVQLRDVTARPVEPRADWLVCVEVLEHLEDPVAFLRGLRASLAPGGRAFITAALNAAHADHIHLYRTPDDVLAQLVEAGFTLEQSFVGAAYAPRAPGVPVPSAAAFIVY, from the coding sequence ATGCCCGACACGACCCTGACGTACGAGACGGTGCCCTTCCGCCTCGACCGCGCCACGTACCCGGCGCTGGCGTCGATGACCGCCACGCTGCGGGACAGGCACCGGTTCGCCGCGGACATCGCCGACCGCTGCGCCGCCCTGTTCGGGGCTCGCTGGGCCGAGGAGTTCGAGGTCGTCGTCGACGCCCTCTTCCCCACGCCCGAGGCGGTGGCCGCTGCGGTCAAGGGGTACGCCGCCTTCGCGATGCAGTCCATGCGACTGCAGGCGGCGTTCGAGGTCGAGGGCCACTACCGGTCGAAGACCTACGACCAGGCGGCCAGCGAGGTGTACTTCAACGAGCAGCACATGATGCGTGAGTACCTGCCGGGCCTGCTGCTCTCGCACTTCCTCTGGCCGCACCACTACCGGCAGCTGCAGTTCTTCGAGACCGCCTTCGTGGACGCCATGCGGGTGGCCGGCGCGTCCTCCTTCGTCGAGGTGGGGATCGGCACCGGCCTCTACTCGGGTCTCCTGCTGCGCAGGCTGCCCTGGGTGCGCGGGACCGGGTACGACATCAGCCCGTCCTCCAAGCAGTTCACCGAGGACCAGGTCCGCGCGCTGGGCGTCGAGGACCGGTACGAGGTGCAGCTGCGCGACGTCACCGCTCGTCCCGTCGAGCCCCGGGCCGACTGGCTGGTGTGCGTCGAGGTGCTGGAGCACCTGGAGGACCCCGTCGCCTTCCTGCGTGGCCTGCGCGCGTCGCTGGCCCCCGGGGGGAGGGCGTTCATCACGGCCGCGCTCAACGCCGCGCACGCCGACCACATCCACCTCTACCGCACCCCCGACGACGTGCTCGCCCAGCTCGTGGAGGCCGGTTTCACCCTGGAGCAGTCGTTCGTGGGTGCCGCCTACGCGCCCCGGGCGCCCGGCGTGCCGGTCCCCTCGGCCGCCGCGTTCATCGTCTACTAG
- a CDS encoding GNAT family N-acetyltransferase → MSPAVTTDPVLRGEFVNLRPLQVADAELTFRWRSAARARFLNAGAQTVEQQADWIAARPDSERNHVIELADGRPVGMLSLTGVDPVNRHGEPGRFLIGDEAAVRGVPAAVEAMKLLYGLAFDELGLVRVHGIVAAGNTPMIRWQKFLGMQVEGRLRDHLYLDGRFQDAVALGLLVADYRTTTLPRMNVLIHAARSR, encoded by the coding sequence ATGTCGCCAGCCGTGACCACCGACCCGGTGCTGCGAGGGGAGTTCGTGAACCTGCGCCCACTGCAGGTGGCAGATGCCGAGCTGACCTTCCGCTGGCGCAGTGCGGCCCGCGCGCGCTTCCTCAACGCAGGCGCCCAGACCGTCGAGCAGCAGGCGGACTGGATCGCCGCTCGCCCGGACTCGGAGCGCAACCACGTCATCGAGCTGGCCGACGGCCGCCCCGTCGGCATGCTGTCGCTGACCGGTGTGGACCCGGTCAACCGGCACGGCGAGCCCGGGCGCTTCCTGATCGGCGACGAGGCCGCGGTGCGCGGCGTCCCGGCCGCGGTGGAGGCCATGAAGCTGCTCTACGGCCTGGCCTTCGACGAGCTCGGCCTGGTCCGGGTGCACGGCATCGTCGCCGCCGGGAACACGCCGATGATCAGGTGGCAGAAGTTCCTGGGCATGCAGGTGGAGGGCCGTCTGCGCGACCACCTCTACCTCGACGGCCGGTTCCAGGACGCCGTCGCGCTGGGCCTGCTGGTGGCCGACTACCGGACGACGACCCTGCCGCGCATGAACGTGCTCATCCACGCAGCCCGCAGCCGATGA